A genomic segment from Peribacillus sp. ACCC06369 encodes:
- a CDS encoding Nramp family divalent metal transporter: MSDVLHHSSSRGIKKLLPYLGPAFIAAVAYIDPGNYATNITAGSKYGYTLLWVIFASNLMAVLIQSLSAKLGIATGKNLPELCRERFSKKTSFLLWIQAEAVIMATDLAEFIGAALGIYLLFDLPLITSAIIAAIGSFAILEIQRRGFRTFEALITVMIFVVVIAFGAQVFYAKPDTSAIVLGLFTPKFEGVDSILLSAGMLGATVMPHAIYLHSSLTQKRIVGKNDLERKRIFRFELIDIVIAMLIAGGINAAMVIVSAALFHKNGMLVEDLDVAYQQFGAMLGPSVAMFFGIGLLIAGLSSSSVGVMTGDVVMQGFIKRHIPIYLRRIITTVPPLLIILWGVNPSKALVMSQVVLSFGIAFALVPLIMFTSNKKIMGNLVNHKITSSIAWLIAVLIIGLNLFLLYETLFS; encoded by the coding sequence ATGTCCGATGTATTGCATCATTCTTCTTCGAGAGGAATCAAAAAACTGCTTCCCTATCTAGGGCCGGCCTTCATAGCGGCTGTTGCCTATATTGATCCAGGGAATTATGCTACCAATATCACAGCCGGATCTAAATATGGCTATACGTTATTATGGGTTATCTTCGCATCCAATTTAATGGCTGTGCTAATTCAATCACTATCAGCTAAATTGGGGATAGCCACGGGAAAGAACCTTCCTGAGTTATGCAGGGAGAGATTTTCGAAAAAGACATCTTTCTTATTATGGATTCAGGCCGAAGCCGTTATAATGGCAACCGACTTAGCTGAATTCATAGGAGCGGCACTAGGAATTTATTTGTTATTTGACTTACCGCTTATTACATCGGCCATCATTGCAGCGATTGGTTCTTTTGCCATTTTGGAAATCCAGCGCAGAGGTTTTCGAACATTCGAAGCCTTGATCACGGTCATGATATTTGTTGTGGTGATTGCCTTTGGTGCTCAAGTTTTTTATGCAAAACCTGACACTTCAGCCATTGTTTTAGGACTCTTCACTCCAAAATTCGAGGGAGTGGACAGTATATTACTATCGGCGGGTATGCTTGGAGCTACCGTTATGCCACATGCGATTTACCTTCATTCCTCTTTAACTCAAAAGCGAATTGTCGGTAAAAACGATTTGGAAAGAAAAAGGATTTTTCGTTTTGAACTAATTGATATTGTCATCGCCATGTTGATCGCAGGCGGAATCAATGCCGCCATGGTCATTGTTTCAGCTGCCCTATTTCATAAGAATGGAATGCTTGTAGAGGATTTGGATGTTGCCTATCAACAATTCGGTGCCATGCTTGGACCATCAGTCGCGATGTTTTTTGGAATAGGATTATTAATTGCCGGTTTATCCAGCTCATCAGTCGGTGTAATGACAGGAGATGTGGTCATGCAGGGATTCATTAAGAGACATATACCGATTTATTTGAGAAGGATCATTACGACCGTTCCGCCTCTGCTGATAATATTATGGGGAGTGAATCCATCTAAAGCACTTGTGATGAGCCAAGTAGTACTCTCGTTTGGCATCGCATTTGCCTTAGTGCCATTGATCATGTTTACAAGCAATAAGAAAATCATGGGGAACCTGGTCAATCATAAAATCACCTCAAGCATTGCTTGGCTTATTGCCGTACTTATCATCGGACTGAACTTGTTCCTGCTTTACGAAACGCTGTTCAGCTAA
- the dat gene encoding D-amino-acid transaminase, with product MGKIIFNGDLKSRSEVKVDIEDRGYQFGDGVYEVIRVYNGELFAGDMHLNRLMDSAKLIQMKVPFTVAEIKARMKELITEDQLKDGIVYMQLTRGASPRTHSFPTTEVEPVFVAYTKEIPYTGKMKPGVKAVTTDDIRWLRCNIKSLNLLGNIMAKQQAVEAGCDEAIQHRDGTVTEGSSSNVSIVVDGLIKTHPATNLILNGITRQVMLKLCTDHGIPYVEEAFTVEDMMAADEVLYTSTSVEVTPIIIIDGQSIAAGEPGPITQRLQKLFSEEIEKQCGTLK from the coding sequence ATGGGAAAAATCATTTTCAACGGCGACCTTAAAAGCAGGTCCGAAGTAAAGGTAGATATTGAAGACCGGGGATATCAATTCGGCGATGGCGTCTATGAAGTCATCCGGGTTTATAATGGCGAATTATTTGCGGGGGACATGCATCTGAACCGGCTGATGGACAGTGCGAAGTTGATTCAGATGAAAGTTCCCTTTACTGTAGCGGAAATCAAAGCCCGCATGAAAGAGCTGATCACTGAAGATCAACTGAAGGACGGCATCGTCTATATGCAGCTGACAAGGGGAGCATCGCCGCGTACACACTCTTTTCCAACTACAGAGGTGGAACCGGTCTTTGTTGCCTATACCAAGGAAATTCCTTATACAGGAAAAATGAAGCCAGGGGTCAAGGCCGTTACGACCGACGATATACGCTGGCTTCGCTGTAATATCAAAAGTTTAAATCTACTGGGTAATATAATGGCTAAACAGCAAGCGGTCGAAGCCGGTTGTGATGAAGCGATCCAGCATCGTGATGGTACGGTGACGGAGGGAAGTTCGTCCAATGTTTCAATCGTGGTTGATGGGCTAATTAAAACACATCCGGCCACCAACTTGATCCTGAATGGAATCACCCGTCAGGTAATGCTGAAACTTTGCACAGATCATGGAATTCCCTATGTCGAAGAAGCCTTTACGGTCGAGGACATGATGGCAGCAGATGAAGTCCTTTATACGAGCACAAGCGTCGAAGTGACTCCAATTATTATTATTGATGGCCAATCGATTGCAGCCGGGGAACCCGGTCCGATAACCCAAAGACTGCAAAAACTGTTTTCCGAGGAAATCGAGAAGCAATGCGGTACCCTTAAATAG